A region of Candidatus Polarisedimenticolia bacterium DNA encodes the following proteins:
- a CDS encoding methyltransferase domain-containing protein — protein sequence MRSSTNSETLAVESAVHERYARGARQREESLCCATEYEARYLEAIPREVVERDYGCGDPSSHVREGDTVLDLGSGGGKICFIASQIVGPGGRVVGVDANEEMLELARGAAPEVARRTGCANVSFRRGNIQDLRLDLDLLDEWLRDHPVGGASDLPALEEAARRLRRERPLVPDASMDLVISNCVLNLVRENDKPPLLQEIFRVLKPGGRIALSDIVSDEVVPEDLKQDAELWSGCVSGAFQEGELLRGLASVGFYGVGIERWKEEPFRVVRGIEFRSVTVTARKGKEGPCFEGNQAVLYKGPWKQVEDDDHHVLRRGERTAVCDKTYRILTSEPYADQIIPIPSRIEIAAEDRKAFDCSRTAPRHPRETKGEAYTATTEGDGACCPPGSCC from the coding sequence TTGAGGTCATCCACCAACTCCGAGACGCTCGCGGTCGAAAGCGCCGTCCACGAACGCTATGCGCGGGGCGCGCGGCAGCGCGAAGAAAGTCTCTGCTGCGCGACCGAATACGAGGCGCGCTACCTCGAGGCCATTCCCCGGGAGGTGGTGGAGCGCGATTACGGCTGCGGCGATCCGTCCTCCCACGTCCGAGAGGGAGACACGGTCCTCGATCTGGGAAGCGGAGGAGGGAAGATCTGCTTCATCGCCTCGCAGATCGTGGGTCCCGGCGGCCGGGTCGTCGGAGTCGACGCGAACGAGGAGATGCTGGAGCTGGCCCGCGGCGCGGCGCCCGAAGTCGCGCGGCGCACCGGCTGCGCCAACGTGTCGTTCCGGCGCGGCAACATTCAGGATCTGAGGCTCGATCTCGATCTTCTCGACGAATGGCTTCGCGACCACCCGGTCGGCGGCGCTTCCGACTTGCCGGCGCTGGAGGAGGCCGCGCGGCGCCTGCGGCGCGAGCGGCCGCTTGTCCCCGATGCCTCCATGGACCTGGTGATTTCGAACTGCGTGCTGAACCTGGTGCGCGAGAACGACAAGCCGCCATTGCTGCAGGAGATCTTCCGGGTGCTGAAGCCCGGCGGGAGAATCGCCCTCAGCGACATCGTCAGCGACGAAGTGGTCCCGGAGGATCTCAAGCAGGACGCGGAGCTCTGGAGCGGCTGCGTGTCCGGCGCTTTCCAGGAGGGCGAGCTGCTGCGCGGCCTCGCATCGGTGGGATTCTACGGGGTGGGCATCGAGCGGTGGAAAGAAGAGCCATTCCGCGTAGTGCGCGGAATTGAATTCCGCTCCGTGACCGTCACGGCCCGTAAGGGGAAGGAGGGGCCCTGTTTCGAAGGGAACCAGGCGGTCCTCTACAAAGGCCCGTGGAAGCAGGTGGAGGACGACGACCACCACGTCCTGAGGCGCGGCGAGCGCACGGCGGTCTGCGACAAGACGTACCGCATTCTCACCTCCGAGCCCTACGCGGACCAAATCATCCCAATCCCCTCCCGGATTGAGATTGCCGCGGAAGATCGCAAGGCTTTCGATTGCTCCCGTACCGCTCCGAGGCATCCGCGGGAGACCAAGGGAGAGGCCTACACCGCGACGACCGAAGGGGACGGCGCCTGCTGCCCCCCGGGGAGTTGTTGCTGA
- a CDS encoding GAF domain-containing protein, producing the protein MSTERVSRIAVAVLGVYALLGGAISFLGWVLDWPVLADWDRDGIAIQPNTAIAAIFAGAALLLLSRGLRRPAALLGALTALLGASTIFQYVFGIDLGIDTLLMFHRSWGQLGVLAPGRMGPLGAISWAIIGSTILLASLARDRGRRWVPWLGLLTAAISSLSLIGYLYGVSLLYTVPTLTIIALQTATFILAASLGLVASVPESGLMHLLCQDGPAGILMRRALPVVIGTPVLIGFVRVLGERDKLYDSAFGNAIRTLCEMVLFLILLLWTSGAISRHFRHRQQAEATLRDNERRLSADLSAMTRMQRVSSRLLQSTDISSLLQEILDAAIDITGAEKGNVQLDEAGTLRMAAQRGFSAPFLQYFDGIREGLACGTAAQRRERVIVEDIEKSQLFAGTQALGMLLGSNVRAVQSTPLISRSGQVMGVFSTHYGEAERRPDERQLRMLDLLARQAADLIERRRNETEIQRSEERYRSLVSVITDVPWTADPDGSLVTPQAAWEKYTGQTWEQYRGFGWTNVLHPEDREGLVKAWRQACETRSLYASHGRMWHAPSRRYCHFVVRATPLLNADGSVREWVGSYTDVEERQRAEKALQLSQEQLSAELAAMTRLQDLSTRLVQGQNLLALLREILAAAASFTLTDKGNIQFYDPATGRLRIVVHQGLGPRLLEHFAENGCAATCGAAVRQADRVVVGDVAAEPSLQGTVDLEIILEDGIRGIQSTPLVSRDGRLLGMLNNHYRVPGRPSEREMRYLDLLARMAADVVERAQAEEALRQADRRKDEFLATLAHELRNPLAPLQNAVDILKTKGRIDRDLAWASDVAGRQVRVMARLLEDLLDVSRITRDRLELHKQRVELSSILRGALEMCGPLFEGLHHELRLDLPEQPIWLEADPVRLGQVFGNLFNNACKYTVPKGRVSVKAEERGGEAVIRIKDTGIGIPPDKLTSIFDIFSQLDRSLERAYGGLGIGLHLVKRLVEMHGGTVEARSDGEDAGSEFIVRLPLPVEGTVAAGPSASAEPVERTLAADSSGSTERIDVPETPSWRILVVDDNQDAAESLAMLLAHGGHDTETAHDGREAVEKAATYDPDIILLDIGLPGMNGYDACREIRRRGSGHEAPLMVAVTGWGQEADREKAKEAGFDAHLVKPVLHDNLMSLLASLSGPQRAKEA; encoded by the coding sequence TTGTCCACCGAACGGGTGTCTCGTATCGCCGTGGCGGTGCTGGGCGTGTACGCGCTGCTCGGCGGCGCGATATCGTTCCTCGGCTGGGTCCTGGACTGGCCGGTCCTCGCCGATTGGGACCGGGACGGCATCGCCATCCAGCCCAACACCGCGATCGCCGCCATTTTCGCCGGCGCCGCGCTCCTCCTCCTGTCGCGGGGCCTCCGGCGCCCGGCCGCGCTCCTGGGGGCGCTGACGGCGCTCCTCGGCGCCAGCACGATTTTCCAGTACGTCTTCGGAATCGACCTCGGAATCGACACGCTGCTGATGTTCCACCGGTCCTGGGGCCAGTTGGGCGTCCTGGCGCCCGGGCGGATGGGCCCCTTGGGCGCGATCTCGTGGGCGATCATCGGCTCGACGATCCTGCTCGCCTCGCTGGCCCGGGACCGGGGGCGCCGGTGGGTGCCCTGGCTTGGGCTGCTGACCGCCGCCATCTCCAGTCTCTCTCTGATCGGCTACCTCTATGGAGTGAGCCTCCTCTACACCGTGCCGACCCTGACGATCATCGCCCTGCAGACCGCCACGTTCATCCTGGCCGCCTCGCTGGGACTGGTGGCCAGCGTCCCGGAATCCGGGCTGATGCACCTGCTTTGCCAGGACGGCCCTGCCGGAATCTTGATGCGGCGGGCCCTGCCCGTGGTCATCGGGACGCCGGTCTTGATCGGTTTCGTCAGGGTCCTGGGGGAGCGGGACAAGCTGTACGACTCGGCGTTCGGAAACGCGATTCGGACGCTCTGCGAGATGGTGCTGTTCCTGATTCTCCTGCTGTGGACGAGCGGCGCGATCAGCCGCCACTTCCGGCACCGCCAGCAGGCCGAGGCGACGCTGCGCGACAACGAACGGCGCCTCAGCGCCGATCTGAGCGCCATGACGCGCATGCAGCGCGTGAGCTCGCGGCTGCTCCAATCGACCGATATCTCCTCGCTCCTGCAGGAGATTCTCGACGCGGCCATCGACATCACCGGCGCCGAGAAAGGCAACGTCCAGCTCGACGAGGCGGGAACGTTGAGGATGGCGGCGCAGCGCGGCTTCTCGGCGCCGTTCCTCCAGTACTTCGACGGGATCCGGGAAGGGCTCGCCTGCGGCACGGCGGCCCAGCGCCGCGAGCGCGTGATCGTGGAGGACATCGAAAAAAGCCAGCTCTTCGCGGGGACGCAGGCGCTCGGCATGTTGCTCGGCTCGAACGTGCGGGCCGTCCAATCGACCCCGCTGATCAGCCGATCCGGACAGGTCATGGGGGTATTCTCGACGCATTACGGCGAAGCCGAGCGCCGGCCGGACGAGCGGCAGTTGCGCATGCTGGATCTGCTGGCGCGCCAGGCCGCCGATCTGATCGAGCGCCGGCGGAACGAGACGGAGATTCAGCGCAGCGAGGAGCGCTACCGCTCGCTCGTCTCGGTCATCACCGACGTGCCCTGGACCGCCGACCCCGACGGGTCGCTCGTCACGCCCCAGGCGGCCTGGGAGAAATACACGGGGCAGACCTGGGAGCAGTATCGCGGCTTCGGCTGGACGAACGTCCTGCACCCCGAGGATCGCGAGGGCCTCGTGAAGGCCTGGCGCCAGGCGTGCGAAACACGCAGCCTCTACGCGTCGCACGGCCGCATGTGGCACGCTCCCTCGCGGCGATACTGCCACTTCGTCGTCCGCGCCACCCCCCTCCTGAATGCCGACGGCTCGGTGCGCGAGTGGGTGGGCTCCTACACGGACGTCGAGGAGCGCCAGAGGGCGGAGAAGGCGCTCCAGCTGAGCCAGGAGCAGCTCAGCGCCGAGCTGGCCGCGATGACGCGGCTGCAGGACCTCAGCACCAGGCTCGTCCAGGGCCAGAACCTGCTCGCGCTCCTGCGCGAAATCCTCGCGGCGGCGGCGAGCTTCACCCTGACCGACAAGGGAAACATCCAGTTCTACGATCCGGCCACCGGACGCCTGCGCATCGTCGTGCACCAGGGCCTCGGCCCGCGGCTGCTCGAGCATTTCGCGGAGAACGGATGCGCCGCCACCTGCGGCGCCGCCGTCCGCCAGGCCGACCGGGTCGTCGTCGGGGACGTGGCGGCGGAGCCGAGCCTGCAGGGGACGGTGGACCTGGAGATCATTCTCGAAGACGGCATCCGCGGAATTCAGTCGACCCCGCTGGTCAGCCGGGACGGCCGCCTGCTGGGGATGCTCAACAACCACTACCGCGTCCCGGGTCGGCCCAGCGAGCGCGAGATGCGCTACCTCGATCTGCTGGCGCGGATGGCCGCGGACGTGGTGGAGCGCGCGCAGGCCGAGGAGGCGCTGCGACAAGCCGATCGGCGCAAGGACGAATTCCTGGCCACGCTCGCCCACGAGCTGCGCAATCCGCTCGCGCCGCTGCAGAACGCCGTCGACATCCTCAAGACGAAGGGCCGGATCGATCGGGATCTGGCATGGGCCAGCGACGTCGCCGGACGGCAGGTGCGGGTGATGGCCCGGCTGCTCGAGGATCTGCTGGACGTCAGCCGGATCACGCGCGACCGGCTCGAGCTTCACAAACAGCGGGTCGAGCTGTCCTCGATCCTCCGCGGCGCCCTGGAGATGTGCGGGCCGCTGTTCGAAGGGCTGCATCACGAGCTGAGGCTCGATCTGCCGGAGCAGCCGATCTGGCTCGAGGCCGATCCGGTGCGCCTCGGGCAGGTGTTCGGGAACCTGTTCAACAACGCGTGCAAATACACCGTGCCGAAAGGGCGCGTGTCGGTGAAGGCCGAGGAGCGCGGCGGTGAAGCGGTCATCCGGATCAAGGACACCGGCATCGGCATCCCGCCCGACAAGCTTACGAGCATCTTCGACATCTTCTCGCAGCTGGATCGCTCGCTGGAACGCGCGTACGGCGGCCTGGGGATTGGGCTGCACCTGGTCAAGAGGCTGGTGGAGATGCACGGCGGGACGGTCGAAGCGCGCAGCGACGGGGAGGACGCCGGCAGCGAGTTCATCGTCCGGCTGCCGCTTCCGGTCGAGGGGACCGTGGCGGCCGGCCCGAGCGCCTCGGCGGAGCCCGTCGAGCGGACCCTCGCCGCCGACTCGAGCGGATCGACGGAACGGATTGACGTTCCCGAAACCCCATCGTGGCGCATCCTCGTCGTCGACGACAACCAGGACGCCGCGGAATCGCTCGCGATGCTCCTGGCACACGGCGGGCATGACACCGAAACCGCTCACGACGGCCGCGAGGCGGTCGAGAAAGCCGCGACCTACGACCCCGACATCATCCTGCTCGACATCGGCCTGCCGGGGATGAACGGTTACGACGCCTGCCGGGAGATTCGCCGGCGCGGCTCCGGTCACGAGGCGCCTTTGATGGTCGCGGTCACGGGCTGGGGCCAGGAGGCGGATCGGGAGAAGGCCAAGGAAGCGGGCTTCGACGCACACTTGGTGAAGCCGGTGCTCCACGACAACCTGATGAGCCTCCTCGCCTCGCTGTCGGGCCCGCAGCGCGCCAAGGAGGCCTGA
- a CDS encoding DUF3052 domain-containing protein, translated as MSPSPAGYSGTPLAKKLGIKEGTRLCVESPPKDYEKLLAPIPAGATFQSRVGPTTDIVHLFATSKPRLAGSLKRSRSRLRAGAAIWVSWPKKASKVPTDITEDTIRELAFPLGLVDIKVCAVDEVWSGLKLVIRKENR; from the coding sequence ATGAGCCCGAGCCCCGCCGGCTATTCCGGCACGCCGCTCGCGAAGAAGCTCGGAATCAAGGAGGGCACGCGCCTCTGCGTCGAGAGCCCGCCCAAAGATTACGAGAAGCTCCTCGCACCCATCCCCGCCGGAGCGACGTTCCAATCCCGGGTCGGACCCACGACCGACATCGTGCATCTGTTCGCGACCTCGAAACCCCGGCTGGCCGGCTCCCTGAAACGCTCCCGGTCCCGCCTGCGGGCCGGCGCGGCCATCTGGGTCTCCTGGCCCAAGAAAGCCTCGAAAGTGCCGACCGACATCACCGAGGACACGATTCGGGAGCTGGCGTTTCCTCTCGGCCTGGTCGACATCAAGGTGTGCGCCGTCGACGAGGTCTGGTCGGGGCTGAAGCTGGTGATCCGCAAGGAGAATCGCTAG
- a CDS encoding FAD-dependent oxidoreductase yields MRAKESLERQSVWTATVKMPPYPPLRQNLRADVCIVGAGIAGLMTAYLLTRAGKSVIVLDDGELSSGVTPMTTAHLSNAIDRGYRRVERIHGEDKARFVAGSHTAAINRIEAIARIEGIDCDFEKLDGYLFLGPDDQEETLDRELQAARRAGLSDVEKIQRAPWAPFDSGPCLRFPNQGQFHPLKYLSGLAEVIEREGGRLFTGTHADQIEGGSPARIKAAGCAVTADAVVVATNTPVNDLVAIHTKQAPYMTYVIGAEVPRGAVAPGLYWDTGDPYHYVRLQRMTNGQPGGGAEERHILIVGGEDHKTGQADDTAERHGRLEAWARERFPRMGPVEYRWGGQVMETIDGLAFIGRNPLDKDNVYIVTGDCGMGMTHGTIGGILLTDLILKRESPWTKLYDPSRVTLLGAGEFAKENLNVAAQYADYLTGGDVEAVQEIPPGSGAVLRRGLSKVAVYRDDKGNLTELSAVCPHLGCIVDWNDAEKTWDCPCHGSRFDRWGKVINGPANNDLSRAPSD; encoded by the coding sequence ATGCGAGCGAAAGAGAGTCTCGAGCGTCAATCGGTCTGGACGGCCACGGTGAAGATGCCGCCCTATCCGCCGCTGAGGCAGAATCTCCGGGCGGACGTCTGCATCGTCGGGGCCGGGATCGCCGGCCTAATGACCGCCTACCTGCTGACGCGCGCCGGAAAGTCGGTGATCGTGCTCGACGACGGAGAGCTTTCGAGCGGCGTGACCCCGATGACGACGGCCCATCTCTCGAACGCGATCGACCGAGGCTACCGCCGCGTCGAGCGAATCCATGGGGAAGACAAGGCCCGGTTCGTCGCGGGCAGCCACACCGCCGCGATCAACCGCATCGAGGCGATTGCCCGAATCGAGGGGATCGACTGCGATTTCGAAAAGCTGGACGGCTACTTGTTCCTCGGTCCCGACGACCAGGAGGAGACCCTCGATCGAGAGCTGCAGGCGGCGCGCCGCGCCGGCCTCAGCGACGTGGAGAAGATCCAGCGCGCGCCGTGGGCGCCGTTCGACTCGGGACCCTGCCTGCGGTTTCCGAACCAGGGCCAATTCCATCCATTGAAGTATCTGAGCGGGCTCGCCGAAGTCATCGAGCGCGAGGGGGGTCGCCTGTTCACGGGCACGCACGCCGACCAGATCGAGGGCGGCTCGCCCGCCCGGATCAAGGCGGCAGGATGCGCCGTCACCGCCGACGCCGTCGTGGTCGCGACGAACACCCCGGTCAACGATCTCGTGGCGATTCACACCAAGCAGGCCCCCTACATGACCTACGTCATCGGCGCCGAAGTGCCGCGCGGCGCCGTCGCGCCGGGCCTCTACTGGGACACCGGGGATCCCTATCACTACGTCCGGCTCCAGAGGATGACGAACGGGCAGCCCGGCGGCGGCGCAGAAGAGCGCCATATCCTCATCGTCGGCGGCGAGGATCACAAAACGGGGCAGGCCGACGACACGGCGGAACGGCACGGCCGGCTGGAGGCCTGGGCCCGCGAGCGCTTCCCGAGGATGGGGCCGGTCGAGTACCGGTGGGGAGGCCAGGTGATGGAAACGATCGACGGCTTGGCGTTCATCGGGCGCAACCCGCTCGACAAGGACAACGTCTACATCGTGACGGGGGATTGCGGGATGGGCATGACCCACGGGACGATCGGCGGAATTCTCCTCACCGATCTGATCCTGAAGCGGGAGAGTCCCTGGACGAAGCTTTACGACCCCTCCCGGGTGACGCTCCTTGGCGCCGGAGAGTTCGCCAAGGAGAACCTCAACGTGGCGGCGCAATACGCCGACTACCTCACCGGCGGCGACGTGGAAGCTGTCCAAGAGATTCCGCCGGGAAGCGGGGCGGTGCTCCGCCGGGGGCTGTCCAAAGTGGCCGTCTACCGGGACGACAAGGGGAACCTGACCGAGCTCTCGGCCGTCTGCCCGCATCTCGGCTGCATCGTCGATTGGAACGACGCCGAGAAGACCTGGGACTGCCCCTGCCACGGCTCGCGCTTCGATCGATGGGGCAAGGTGATCAACGGGCCGGCGAACAACGACCTTTCACGGGCCCCGTCGGATTGA
- a CDS encoding CPBP family intramembrane glutamic endopeptidase: MAEADDQGPGDRLFTGRWGVHLRGHLLLFERRPGPAIPKPTGNRLLLLAGALELFRITAGRPPLPVPLSIFVAALLGLALLSVRFLASLKLSSIGLRPWRDWSPIEKSYFVQLLILANVVFSAVLWTRLRALLASSSLPEIVATVLVPYLLFGFYQEVVYRGMIQAELVRRWGALAGILVANLLYAFGPLHAGYFYSRPSLAIPMLASIFAIGLFFGALFHRSGNLWIVAVIHGIGNAYMVGSLGRIA; encoded by the coding sequence ATGGCCGAAGCAGACGACCAAGGCCCCGGCGACCGCCTTTTTACCGGCCGATGGGGCGTCCACCTTCGAGGCCACCTCCTCCTTTTCGAACGCAGGCCCGGACCCGCCATCCCGAAGCCGACCGGCAACCGTCTTCTACTCCTCGCCGGGGCTCTCGAGCTGTTCCGGATCACCGCGGGCCGGCCGCCTTTACCGGTGCCTCTGTCGATCTTCGTCGCCGCGCTCCTCGGCCTGGCGCTGCTCTCGGTCCGCTTCCTCGCCTCCCTGAAGTTGTCGTCCATCGGATTGCGCCCCTGGCGCGACTGGAGCCCGATCGAAAAGTCGTATTTCGTCCAGCTCTTGATCCTCGCCAACGTCGTTTTTTCAGCGGTTCTGTGGACCCGCCTGCGGGCGCTGCTGGCCTCCTCTTCCTTGCCGGAGATCGTCGCGACGGTCTTAGTCCCCTATCTCCTTTTCGGCTTCTATCAGGAGGTGGTGTATCGAGGGATGATTCAGGCCGAGCTGGTCCGCCGGTGGGGCGCTCTCGCCGGGATTCTCGTCGCCAATCTCCTCTATGCCTTCGGTCCCCTCCACGCCGGCTACTTCTATTCGCGTCCGTCCCTGGCGATCCCGATGCTCGCCTCGATCTTCGCCATCGGTCTCTTCTTCGGCGCGCTGTTCCACCGGTCGGGCAACCTCTGGATCGTGGCGGTCATCCACGGCATCGGCAATGCCTACATGGTAGGGAGCCTGGGAAGGATCGCGTGA